A segment of the Thermus sp. LT1-2-5 genome:
CACTTGGGAAGAAGGCGCGAAGAAGCTCAAAATAAGAGGGTTTGCCGCCGTGTAAAGGCTCACGGCCACACGGAAGAAAAAAAGATCCCTTCCCATGGTTAAAAACATCACTCCTTCCCCCAAAGCAGGCCACCGCAAGGGCAAGTGGCGGGCAAGCCAAAACACCCCCAAGCCGCTCGCCACCAAAGCCCCCACCCCGTTGAGAAGGAGGGGCAGATACGCCTGCTCGGGCGAGCGAACCAGGAGGAAAACTCCCAGGGTGGCTAACCCGCGGGTCAAAACCTCCAAAAGGGCCGCCTCCCGCATCCGCTCGAGTCCCTGGAAAAACCAGACTGGGCTCAGGCCCCAAGCCACAGCCCAAAAGAAAGCAGCTAGGACCACCTCTTCCCTGCCCCGAAGAGCAGGCAAGAGAAGTGCCGCTAGGGCGAGCAAAAAGGCGGGAACAACAAGGATAAGCTTTGCCGCCATAACCCCCGCAAAAATGCTAGCCAAAGCCGCCTTGTCGTTCCTATGCCGCGCCACCTCTCGGGTTCCCGAAAGGGAAAAACCGTATTCCACCAAGAGCTGCAAATAAAACGCCAGGGACTGACCCACCGCCAGAACCCCAAAGCCTTCTGGGCGCAAAACTCGAGACAGGTACGGGAGGGTAAGCAAGGGAAAAAGGTAGTTCGCCCCCTGGACAAGGTAGAGATAGAAGAGGTTCCGACCGGTCCCGGAATGCAAGAGGAAGCCAATAAAGCGGCGCAAGCGGCCTGCGCTAAGAATGGCCCACCACCCCCCGGAAGTAGGCAATGGTTAGCTCAAGCCCCTCCCGCACGGGGGTGCGGGGCTCCCCGCCCAAAAGCCAATTGGCCAAGGTGATGTCTGGCCGCCGTTGCTTAGGGTCGTCCTGGGACAAGGAGAGGCAGACGATAGGAGAAAGGCTTCTGCCAAACTCCCTCGAGCTCACGTAGACCCCACCCACCACCCGTTTCAAAGCTCCACCTCTAAAGTAGCCGCATTCTGCGACACTCCCTTAAGTCTAGCTATCTGGCTTGCACAGGGAATAGCGGTAACCTTACCTGCCCGCACGATGACCACCGAGATGACTTCGCCCCTACCCACCCCCAGAGCCAGAGGGTGGAGGGTAGCCAAGGGGAAATCCTGGGCCATCACCCCCCAGAAGCCTTCATTGCCGAAGCCAACGGGTGCAGACGTCATCGGCGAAAAGCTTAGCACACTCCCGCTGCCTCCTTGGGTGCAAATGGCCAAGACTCCAGGGCACGGAGGGGCAAACTAAAGGGCATGGGAAAGGTTTGGCTTGTCCTTTTGTCGCTTCTCCTCTTTCCGGCCCAGGCCCAAGAGTGGCGGCTCACCCGAAGCCAAAGCCTCACCCAGGAAGGGGCTAAGGCCTGGCGGTACACCCTAAGCCCGGCGGACCGGGCGGGGCGGGAGCTTTGGCAGAAGCTCGCCCTCCAGTACCGGGACCACCTGCGGGCGGGGTACCGGGTGGACCTCGGAAGCTGGCGGCTTTACTTCCTTGGGGGAAGGCTCCGGCTAGAACCCCACTGCCCCCAGGTGAACCTAGCCTGCTTCACCTTCGGGGCCTTGCCCGTAGAAAAGGCGGTGCAGGACCGCTTCCTTTTGGGGCTAAGCCAGTTCCTGGAACAGGCCTTGGCCCAGGCCCGGGCCACGGGGGGCACCCTCACCCTTTCCCAGCTCTTCCGGGTAGAGCTCAAGCCAGGGCAGGCCCCGCCTTACCCGGCAAAGCCCTCGGGCTGGGCGCCTTAAGCTGGTATCCTTACTTGGCCATGGGGCGTGTTCTTCTCCTTTTGGTTCTTTGGGGTGGCCTAGCCCTGGCAGGCCCTTGCGCTCAGCGGCCCTACACCTTGGAAACCGAAGAAGGGCTTTTGGGCGGGGAGGAGCTCAGCTACGATGGGGAGGAGCTTGTCTTTGAAGGCCAAGCCTGCTTGGAGCGGGAGGGGCTATTCCTCGAGGCCCCCCTCATCCGCTACCGGGAAACGGAAAAGGCCTTCTTCGCCGAGAACCTTAGCGGAGAGGCGGAAGGGTGGCGGCTGGAGGCCAAGCGCCTGGAGGGCAAGACCCTAAAGGGCGTGCGGCTTGCCCAAGGAAGGCTTCGGGCCGAGGCGGAAAGCGTCCTGCTAGAAAGGCCTCCCTTGGGCCAAGGGGTCTATCTGGAAACCCCCGCCTACCGCCTGAAGGCGGAAGAGGCCCGCTTCAGCCAAAAGGAAGTCCTCCTGAAAGGCTTCCTGGCCACCCCGTGCCCCTGCGGGGAGGACGTGCGCCTCAGCATGGAGGAGGCCCGCTTCGACGTGGCCACAGGAGAACTGTTGGGAGAGGCCAGCCTGGGCCTTTGGGGCCTGGAACTCCCCATCGGGGAGGCCCGGGCCAACGCCCACCGCAAGCCCGCCCTGGAAAGCCCCCTGGTGGTGGGGAGCACCCCGGAGGGGGGGTGGAGCCTTGGGGTGAGGAGCTTCCCCCTCCCTGGGCCCGGGGAGGAGATCGGGCGCTGGGAACGGCGCTTCACCCTCCTGGCCACGGGGCTTGGGACGGCCAAGGAGGCCCTGGTCCTGGGCTACCGGGAAGGGGGCCGGGGCATGGAGGCCCAGCTGGGCTATGCCCCCGGGGTGCGGGCCTTCTTTGACGACCTCTACTTCGCCGCAAGCCCCACCCCCCCCGACGCCGACACCCCCCGCCTCGAAGCCCGCTACCGCCCCACCTTCCGCCGGGAAGGCCTTACCCTAAGCCCCTTCCTGCGCTATGCGGAAACGCAAAGGAGCCAAGGCTGGACCCTGGGGCTTGAAGCGGGGTACCGAACCGCCTTCCAGGAAGGCCCCTTCCGCCTTTCCCTCTCCCCTTCCCTCCTCTTCACCCTTTACCCCGGCAGTGGGTACGAGCCCTACCTGGCCCTGGGAGGAAGCCTGGAAGGGGAGTTCCGGGAAGGCGACCTCCGCCTCCGGGCAGGTTACGCCGGCCGGCTAGAGCCCCTAAACCCCACCCCTCCCTTCACCTACGAAAACCGGGACGAGTTCCAAAGGTTTTTCCTGGAAGGCACCTATGGCCCCGTGGGCCTAAGCTACACCCTGGAAAACCCCTTGGGAAATCGGCTAGAGCGCCTGGAAGGACGCTTCCAGGAGGATGGCTTCGGAAGCGCACGGGTAGCCTACGTGCGGGGAAGCCTGGAGGAGCTCCGCCTCGCCTACGCCATGCCCCTCCCCGACCGCGCCTGCTGCCAGGCCCTTTGGCTCGCCCCCGAGGTGGGCCTAACGGGAGGCGGCTTGAGCCGCTACGGCCTCACCTTCCGCTACTACGACGGCTGCTTCGCCTACGAGCTAAGGGCGCTAAACGTCCTGCGGGGGCAGTACGATGAAACCCTGGGCTTGAGCCTCACCTTTGGCCTTTCCCTGCGGTAAGATGACCCCCGTGCTGGAGAACCGCCGGGCGCGGCACGACTACGAGATCCTGGAAACCTACGAGGCGGGCCTGGTCCTCAAGGGGACGGAGGTGAAGTCCATCCGGGCGGGGAAGGTGGACTTCACGGGAAGCTTCGCCAAGTTTGAAGACGGGGAGCTTTACCTGGAAAACCTTTACATCGCCCCCTACGAGAAGGGCTCCTACACCAACGTGGACCCCCGCCGCAAGCGCAAGCTCCTCCTCCACCGCCACGAGCTCAACCGCCTCCGGGGCAAGGTGGAGCAAAAGGGGCTCACCCTGGTGCCCCTGAAGATCTACTTCAACGAGCGGGGTTACGCCAAGGTGCTCTTAGGGCTGGCCCGGGGGAAGAAGGCCTACCAGAAGAAGGAAGACGACAAGAAGAAGGCGGTGCGCCGCGCTCTGGAGGAGCTATGAGGGTTCTCCTGCTCCTCCTCTTCACCGCCTTGGCCTGGGCCCAGGCCCCCAAGCCCCTGAAGGCAGGAAGCCTCACGGGGGAGGCGGTCTACCCCGGGGGGCGGGGGGTAGCCTACGGGCCTGCCCGCCTGGTGGCCCAGGGCCTGGGGCTTTCCTTGTGGCAAGGGGAAGGCCGCCTGGCCTTGGGCTTGGGAAGCCGGCAGAAGGTCTTTCCCCTCGTAGGGGAGGAAGCCAAGGCCGCCCTACAAGGAGCGGCCTGGCGGCGGGGCGATGAGGTCTACGTTCCCTTGCGCCCCCTGGCGGAGGCCCTGGGCCTCACCTACCGGGCCCAGGAAGGAATCCTCTTGGAGCTTCCCTGGGCGGACCTCCTGGGGGTGGAGCGGGAAGGGACCAGGCTCACCCTCCGCTTCTCCCGGGAAGTGAACGCCCTTTACCGGGATGGGGGGGTGCTCTTCCTCCTGGCCAAGGGGGCCTCGCCGGAGCTTCGCCAGGAGGCCTTGGGGCTCTTCCTCCCCCTGGACACCCCTCCCGACCGCCTCTACTACCCGGGAGGGGGCCGGGTGGCCCTGGAGTGGGGCCCCTTGCCCAAGGCGAGCCCCCTAATCCTCCTGGACCCGGGGCACGGGGGGAAGGACACGGGGATTAACCTGGGCGGGGTTTGGGAGAAGGACCTCACCCTGGACCTGGCCCGCCGGGTGGCGGCCCGCCTCCCGGGTAGCCGCCTCACCCGGAACCAGGACGCCACCCTTCCCCTCGAGGCCCGCCTGGCCCAGGCCCAAGGGGCGGCGGTCTTCCTCTCCCTCCACGTCACCCGGGGAAGCGCCCTCAACCTCTACCTGCCCAAGGAGCGCTCCCTGGCCCTGGCCAAGAACGCCGAAACCCTCTTGGCCACCGCCCCTCCAGAGCAAAGAGCCCTGCTCAAGGCCTTTGCCGGCGACCCCCGCCGCCTGGCCCAGGCCTTGGAAAGCGCCTTTTCCGCCTTGGGCCTCGTCCTGGCCAAGGCGGAAGGCCCCTACGCCCTCACCGACCTTCCCGGGGCAGCGGTTTTGCTGGAAATCGGCGCAGACC
Coding sequences within it:
- a CDS encoding oligosaccharide flippase family protein yields the protein MPTSGGWWAILSAGRLRRFIGFLLHSGTGRNLFYLYLVQGANYLFPLLTLPYLSRVLRPEGFGVLAVGQSLAFYLQLLVEYGFSLSGTREVARHRNDKAALASIFAGVMAAKLILVVPAFLLALAALLLPALRGREEVVLAAFFWAVAWGLSPVWFFQGLERMREAALLEVLTRGLATLGVFLLVRSPEQAYLPLLLNGVGALVASGLGVFWLARHLPLRWPALGEGVMFLTMGRDLFFFRVAVSLYTAANPLILSFFAPSSQV
- the smpB gene encoding SsrA-binding protein SmpB, translating into MTPVLENRRARHDYEILETYEAGLVLKGTEVKSIRAGKVDFTGSFAKFEDGELYLENLYIAPYEKGSYTNVDPRRKRKLLLHRHELNRLRGKVEQKGLTLVPLKIYFNERGYAKVLLGLARGKKAYQKKEDDKKKAVRRALEEL
- a CDS encoding N-acetylmuramoyl-L-alanine amidase, with the translated sequence MRVLLLLLFTALAWAQAPKPLKAGSLTGEAVYPGGRGVAYGPARLVAQGLGLSLWQGEGRLALGLGSRQKVFPLVGEEAKAALQGAAWRRGDEVYVPLRPLAEALGLTYRAQEGILLELPWADLLGVEREGTRLTLRFSREVNALYRDGGVLFLLAKGASPELRQEALGLFLPLDTPPDRLYYPGGGRVALEWGPLPKASPLILLDPGHGGKDTGINLGGVWEKDLTLDLARRVAARLPGSRLTRNQDATLPLEARLAQAQGAAVFLSLHVTRGSALNLYLPKERSLALAKNAETLLATAPPEQRALLKAFAGDPRRLAQALESAFSALGLVLAKAEGPYALTDLPGAAVLLEIGADRLKTPQDRQALAEAIAKGIRSYLEE